In Mangifera indica cultivar Alphonso chromosome 14, CATAS_Mindica_2.1, whole genome shotgun sequence, the DNA window TCTCTATAAAAGGACAACCTTCTTCTGGGTTATAAAGAGGATATGATTCATCCTTAACCCACCTCCCTGAGAAAATATCACATTTGCTGCCTCCAGTTTCATCATGTTTACTAATGTGAACGTACGGCTCTCCATGTGTTTGGCTAATCAGAAGAGAAAGCAACAGAACTAGGATACTACTTGCAGTAGTAAACGAATCCATATGGATGAAGATAGAGATAGATTTGTTAAGGCTGTGAAACTCACGATATGAGGGAGGCCAAGgcaatttattaatatatagagaaagagagaggaaaAGAGACGGCTAATGACTTCAACTTACCGTGTTTGTGTATAggttaaagaaacaattaaagcACCCAAAgcttttggtttttattttaagGTCCTAGCGTTCTAAATACTAGAAATTACACACCTCAACTAGCAATGCTTAATCAAAGCTTAACTCTAAAACATCTTGTACATACAGACAGGGAATTCAAGAGTGAATTACCCTTTTCCCCCCTTACATATAAGGgtgaattttttgtttgggtTAACTTCTATTGGAATAGGGAGTTTGTTCTAGTAGTTTGAATTTCGGGATTTGGAAATGGGAGAATAGAATATCCTACCCTTATGActttcaaattcatcatttgGACTATGAATTTTACCTTTTTGATTATATGGACCTTCAATGTTTGATTCCTATATGATGAATAGTTGTTTGCCCCAACTCTATTATGTTATTGTTTGTGATGGATGATAAACTAGTAACTCAGTCTTATGAAAAAAATGCTACATGACCTAATAGCAATGTAACAAAGTTAAGGCAGACAGAaatttgtgataaattttttgaactttgagGATTCAATTGATAAAGTTAAAATGGTATtactgatatattttttaaactgtgAAGGTCTATTCATAATGTGAGAATCCTCATCCCCGTAATAAAGTTGGAAACCTTGAAGGGTGGTATGTGATATTCTCCCATTATTTTAATTGGTAAGGACTAATttggaatttttcttttttttgggtaagtactAATTTGGATATCTTCTCTATTCTTGTCAAGTAAAAAGTATATTTGGCAGTTAATTATTAGTAAATAGAGTAAACAACTATTCCCaaccaaggtttggtgaaattaAGCGATGACCCAtggaattcttaatttgaattatggaaATTGAAGATGCAAGTAGCCCTTACGAAGCATGAGAAGCTAGAGGtgatgtttgataaaaattcaagGAGAAAGGTGATTGGCTatgtttgatatttattttgcatTGGATgaggaatttttattaatgtatattaAGAAACTACCGCTAAAGCCTTATGGGCAAATTGCAAACAATACAAGTCTACATGAAATATGATCTTTTTGCGAATGCAACTATACAACCTGAAGATGGAGGATGGGTCCTCTTTGCAATTAACACTTGAGTGACATTAACACCTTAAGGGCCTTTGGTTGAagtgttttaaagattatctcgataatctattttttattacttacattatagTGTTTagttttttagtaataaaagattataatagttttctattactaatgacgtgacaagtaatataagtggtaatttgattatcatttttatcttaagaattaaaatattactaagggAATCttgactttattattattatattattatttattaattttttaagacaaatataaatttatttttaattaatataacaaataatataaaaaatatttaaaaataattatattcaagggcatttaagtaaaataatttattagtattctttatTACCATTAACCAAACacactaattatttatataattcatttttatcaaattttatcaaacgtagtaataatttatacccagtaatctatTTCAAGGTAATTTtcctattttgataataaaacattaccaaaACCAAACACCCCATAATTAGCAAATTAGCAACTACTAAGTTGTagattaatgaaaaagaaaaagctacTTTGTTGCTTTGTTCTTTGCCTGATTTTTGGGATACCCTTGGCATGAACACTAGTAAAGATATATATCTTGCTTATGAATCAATAACATCCTTATTAATTACTCATTGAAAAGTCACATAGAAAACCTAAAAGTGGTTCATCCTGTAGAACGAGCAAATAGAAGCATAAATCAATGTAGATCGAAGTCTATCAAAGCCAATAGGAAGTGTTTGAATTATGGAAGAATGGGTCACTTTAGGAGATTATAGGTTCAAGAACACAAATCAAGAAAATCTCAAGTCTATCTACTGGCATTAGATTCAAATAGTTCTCAGGTAAATATTGTTGTAGTTAATGATTCATATGAAGATGGAAATTTGTTgttaattaatcacataatagtATGCATTATTAGTGGGTGATAGATTCAACAACTTCATTTCATATAACACCACATAGAGATTGGTTTCACACTTACCAATCAAGTGGGGGTACTACATACTTGAGCGTTAATAAcacatgaaaaatattgaaagttaCAAAGGTTTGAATTATCATGTTTGATGGTTCTACACATACTATATTTGATGTATGATATGTGTCAAATCTTCAAAAGAGACTTTTGTTATTGAGAAAGTTCGATGAATATGAAtgtaatttttatgaaaaaaagagTATAGCGTTAGTGATTATAAAGAAAGAGTTAATAGGTTGCTTATATAAATTGATAGAagtaattaaaatcaatgaacCTATTGTTGTGACAAATTTTGCATCAATTTGGCATAGGTGTTTAGGACAAGTGAGTACTTTTAGACATAGAATTAATCCTTGGCtcaaaatatgttaatttagatttttgtaAATATTGTCCATATGGTAAACATTATAGAGCCAGTTTTCCTTCATCCACTACTAGAAGTACGAATGTTCTAGATTTAATAAATTCTGACTTATGCAAGGCTCTTGTTGCATCTTTTAGAGGTGAAAAGTGtatatctcatttattgatgattttttctagaaagattttgggtttttaatctCAAATGgaagttgagttttttttttttttaatttcacaaaGTTTAAAGCTTGATTATAAATCAGAAAGGGAAGAAGAATCTTGAAGAGGCATGATGTAGAGAACTTGTTAATTATCTAATCCTCCATATAACTGGACGTGATGTTGAATTCCTAAAGAGCAAAGATCGAAGTTGGAACCTCCTATTTAGAAGTTTGCTATTAGTTGAGATATTGTTTTCAATAAACATTGAAGACAAAAGGAATGAAAGCAATCAAACTCATAGAAAGTGGAAATGAAAGTATTTGAGACTTCAATTGAAAGTAATGATAAACAAGAGCAAGTTGTTGAGATAATTGAAGATAATGTGATAGTGATAAGCATGAGTCATTGGAAGATGTTGAAACACAAGATAATCGAAGTCATCTAGTTAGACATTGAAAACCCTTAGTTTGGCTCAAATGTTGAGTGGCATGCTATCTTGCATTATAAAAGAGCGTGAGCCTTGTTTATATCAAGAAGCTTGTGAATCCAAAgatattaatcaattaaaaacaaCTATGGAGGAAGATTTAGTCTTTCTCCACAAGTACAAGACTTGGAACTTACTTTAATAACCTACTGGGAGGAAGGCTATTGGTTGTAGATAGGTTTGCAAGAAAAAGGAATATGCTAACAAGAATATTGAAAGATATAAGGACAAATTCGTTGTAAAAGACTATGCTGAAAAAACTTGGTATTcactttgataaaattttctctcttgttGTTCATTTAACTACTATTTATATATTGCTAATTTGGTATCTAATCTTGATTTAGAACTCGAGCAATTagatgttaaaattatttttttacatggGAGTCTTAATGAAGAAATTGATATGACTCATTATGAAGGGTTTATTATCGAAAATAAGAAGAATCTAGTTTGTCGGTTGAATAGACTACTTTATGGTTTGAAATAAGGGCCAAGTTGTTAGGTATAAACAATTTGACTTTTTCATTATGAGGCTAGCATTCCAAAGATGTAATATTGATCTCTATGCTTATTTCTATCGTTATGGTAACAATGATTTCATAATCTTGTTATTATATGTGGATAACCTGTTAATTGTATGTAATAATATGAATGGTATTGAAAACTTTAAGCTTGTATGGCTAAggagtttgaaatgaaagatttaggagcTACAAATTAGATTTTTAGGGTGTTGGCATTCAAAGTAGAAGTAATAGGAAAGTTTAGGTAACTTTAAAGTGTTATGTTGAACAAACCTTTCAATGTTTCAATATGCAATATGTTATATTGTGGTTAGTAGTTTACTTTGTATTAGTTAAAAGTTGTCTTCTAAATATTCACCTAGCACTAAGTAGAGAAAGCAGAGACGTCTCATTAATCATATTTGTTAGTagtataaagttttatatttgtcataatATATTTAAGACTTGACATTGCCCAAGTAGTGAAAATAATGAGCAAGTACATGGTTTATCCTAGTAGAGAGCATTGAAGTATTGTGACGTGGACACCTTGTGTTTATAGGACATTTCTTAAGGTTATGTTGTGGCATAGTAGGCAAGATCTATAATTTGTTAGATATGTAGATAATGACTTTAttggaaaatgagataaaacaaAGTCTAccactaattttatattttccataGAAAGAGAGGTTGTTAGTCAAATGTCAAATTTACAATCTAAAGTTGCATTCACTACTACAAAATTGAATATACAACatccattaaaatatataaaaaaaaggcaCCTAACTTAAGAGAGTGCTTAAAGATTTTCAAGTATGACAAGAAATAATTATGATTCATTATAATAGTTAGAGTGTTATAtgtcttattaaaaatatgatatttcacTTAATCACAAAGCACGTTGAGACAAGATTCACATTGACAACAACGTGAGAGATATGTGAACTAAACCTATCATATGGGAGATCTTCATTTTATGCAAGACATCTCTAGTGTTTTTGTGCTACCTGATGATTGGTAACATGTGTTTGGACATTAACTTTGGAGCATGTTTCACAATAACAAAGAAACAAGTCTCTCAAGTGGAAgcatgttatattataaacCTTTTCTTAATAAGATATTAACCCTTAATGGAATGTGAACCCTTGTTTCTTAGCATTTCTTTCTAACAAGGATTAGAACAAATTATTATCctatttatattgaatttatttcttttaagaatgcaaatttatttagaattcCTTTTTCTTGAGGATTTAGGGTCCTACAGTTATTGATTTAAAGTGTTATAAATAGGTGTATTAGGTATATTGTAAATACTTTTTGGGTGTACTtggtttttattataaaaaatataaaatattactataaaaatatattagcttgaaaattattaaacataaattattattattatatttaataaaatttgataaaaattaatataaataaataattattgtttgattaaaattaataaaagaatactaagatattattttatttaaatacccttgggtataattattataaaatatttttcatgtttcatgttatattaattaaaaatgaggatatttttatcttaaaaattaataagtaaaaatagaaaatcaagattatcttgataatcttttaataactaaaatgaagataataatcagattattttttatattatctgtcgcatcactattgataataaaaaattgtcaaaatattttattacttacaaattaaagaaattaatataaataataaaagataaattatcaaaacaattatTCCATAACACTCGTATCCTTTACtctaaaaagataaaacagaaTGGGCAAGATTACACATCTgggctttatatatatatatatataagaaatgagACAAAAAATTCTCACAAATTTAAGTTGTAagattaaaataacatctagACAACTTACCTACAACATGCTGGAGCTTTTATTTCAATTACACTGTTTCTCTtattatctcattttatttatttagaacAATAATATTCTGTTTCATTGGATTTATTATCATCCAACTCtgaaaaagataattaaatatgaaacaCTCCCaccagtttttaaaaattattttaactctttatattaacatttatcCTCTTAAAAATGTCagcctaaaaattaaaaagagacaAATAAAAACATTGTTGGATCCTAACAATAATATTCCGTTtcggtaattattttaaataatagaatttgaaaaattttaataagatcATATAACGTTAGCTTATCAAGTCAGGCTAGCATGGTTTAGTTAGtatgatctataatttatattaatttctcggccaataaaatttgaatacacaattaaatacacttaaatatgtcatcatatgattatattgtattttatttttaatttaaaatcatccgattgtataatgacacatatcaaATACATACTTATTTGTGTAGATAAAAcaggtacacataattttattgtaatttctcTATTGTTTTGTCAaaggtataaataataaacCACATTATCTTACTGTTACATTTatctttgaaataaattatgcaatttaaatattagaattaGTGAAATGACTATAAGTATTCAAACCCTTTATTTTATCACAAACAATTAAAGCTCAGGAGACCAAAACAGACATAATATCAAGCAACATTACCATTACATTATCCAGTAAGTTTACCATAAGTAGCACTTATAAGCTACTAATTATTTGGTCACAAATAGCTACAACAACACAATTATACCAATTTGCATGCATAACCAGTACATTTGCTATATGAATCAACAGTATCTTAGAATAAATAATTGTGGCTGCAAATATCAACTTCAAAGTTTGGGAATAATGATTTGTAGGAATCCATTTCTGCAAcaaaaataacacataaaaatCAGCTTGTGAAAAGTATAGTACTAGCCCCTAAGAATTGGAGGATGATAAAACTGAATTGTGCAAATACAAGGCACCGAACAAcaattttggtttgaaaccaATGATCTGAGACACCCAAGTACATTCTAGGTAAATTCCTACCTATTGACAATGTCTAGGAAGCAAAACATTAAGAAAATATCCAACCCAATAAAAATTggataatcaaaatataaaattcaagcaacataatcaaaatattagtAGTGATTTTATGAACTTTTATGTTAATGATGTCATTGCATGCATAATCAAATGCTATTAGTGATTTTATGAACTTTGCCTAAAACTGAGTTTCTGGAGACAAAATACTATAACTTTCCAGGAGGCAAAAAAAATAAGTTGCTGTTAAGCAGATGAAAGTATTTTTGTCTCAGAGTTGATTTGTTTGTTGTCAAGGAAAAGTAGGAACATAAAATCATGTACTGCAGTGACAAGAACCAATGACTTACAGAAACTCAGCTGAGATACTGTCTTTGTTCACATCTGAAGGAATCGGCCACACGACCTGGTATGGCTCTTCCCTGTATTCTCTCCTGTGATATGCGCCATTCGGATGACCCGTTACTTTCCAATGCTTGTTGGGACGTTTTGCCTTCACGGTTAAGCTGTTAAAAAGTACCAttcttaaaaaatcaaaattcaaactacAATTTCTATATATTGATCACTAAGAATagtgaaattgaagaaaataaatttatacatgaCAAATATAGAAAATGAGTCAGCCAGCACACCAGATTCTTGCTATTCAAACAGCaatatgaaatatttgaaacaaatttaGTGATGCAAATCTTTGAAAGCCACTTTACTTTTGGTCATCAACTTCCACTCTAATGTCATTGATGCCAACACCTGGGATTTCCATGATCACGACATAATTGAGTCCCAATTCTCTTACATCCATCCTTGAAACTCCTgcatgaataagaaaaaataatgaactaTAATTACACAAtctaaaagaaattttcaaagttgtGTTTATTAAAATCCCATTATTAAAAGAGGTGACAATAAGCTTGtttaataaaacatttaaccTTGCTCTCATTAATAATATcccaaagatgaaaaaattaaatacgcAAACCTATATAACCTCTCTGCTATTGCTAGGCACATAAAAGATTCTATAGAGAGATGCACCTATGACATGcttgaaaatttaaagttttcaaagcAATCAACTTAACCACTCTTAGGAAGCCAAATTCATGTCTTTCCCAAATGCCGACATTATAGACTTCCATAAGAAAAAGATTGACAAgcaagaaactgaaaattttatgaaaaagttcATCAAAAAATCACTTGCTGAAGCACCATTAACTTACCGTTAGATCcagaaaaatatgtatttttcttcaaatggaATTGCTCTTTCGGACCAATTCTTCTATCTTGTTTAGAAAACTTAGACATATCAGGGGTGAATAATTTGCAATCCTGCACCTGATGTTTGATTTGTGATAAATTAGCATTGTTTAGTTCTGTCCTTGCAGGTCTAGCAAATAATGGTGCTTCAGAAGTATTGCAAGAGCCATCGTTTGTGAGTCCAGAGCATTTAAGGGGAAGAGAAGGCCTAGCAGACAGTGGTGCTTCAGAAGCTTTGCAAGAACTCTGGCAGATATAACATATCGTCAgtttcaaaaatattgaatgaaCAACATCAAGAACTGCAATGAAATCAACTATAAGCACCTGTTCACTTGAACTTGGCCTCATGAAACAACCTTGAGAACTGGACGCTTGACGTGCAAAATACATTCTGTTATCATACCTTTGGATCACAGAGTTGAAACTGCTGCAGTTCTGAGACACATAAAGCCTAATGGGTAATAGTAAAATATGCGAATGTAACACGATAAGATAACATAGGttcattattactttttttcttctccatttttttgGCTTCAACCTTGGCACATATATAGTGTATACATAAGGGTAAACCCCAGAATAATTTTATGTCCAAAACAGTCAGAGtgacaaattaaaatcatcttatTGTTTAAACTTCCAGAGAAGTGGTGCCTGGAATCCTATCCCAGATTAAATTATACTTCCTTTCGCCCATATGTCCAATAATTACTGTATGTAATAAGCAACAGAGAGACGATAGAGCGAGAAGCAAATATCAATCAACAGTCATGAATATAAAGTAGTCTCAACCAATAATTTTGCAATGACTAAAAATATTGGAAACAATATCGAACCATACAGTGACAGAGGAAATAATTTACATCAGTTCTCAAACAAGTTAAATTCACATTAACATAGAGTACTTTAATTGCTGTTTCTATGGGAACATAAACTCTGTTAACTTAATTTCTGCCTCGTTTTCCTCCAAGGGTTCAACTGAAAATCTCAGATGAAATTGGTCATACTTTTCGCTTATAGATGTTCTAATAATGGTATAATTCCCACTATATGAAGCAGACTACCTAGCCTAGATATacttaaaagcaaaattattttCATGATTAATTGTTTAGACttcttttcaaatataaaaatcaatgctgtaagttaaaaaaaaaaaaaagaataccaTTGGAAGAAGACGGGTGGTGGAAGAGATAATATCGTCATTAGTGGGTGCTACAAAGTGGCCTGCAATCGTGTGGACTCTTCTTCTCACGACTTCAGTCTCCATTTCCGAGCAGTAAAAGGTTTAATCCGTGTTTGTTTCGAATAGGGCTTGAAGGATTTTAAGTGGCAGAGGTCAGATTTTTTTGAGTGGGAGTAAGTCAGGAAGATCTTTTGGGGTGTTAAGTCGATgagaacccaaaaaaaaatctttttgagatacttttttctatttttgggcCCACTTGTTGGGTAGCACAGAGGATATTTCAGATTCAGATAAATATGGTGGCGATTTGTAAGGATTTAAATTACCCTTagttatgttataaaatttatttaactaaaaagagaattgaatgaaaaatgaaGGAAAGATGAACGGCTGGACATGAATTAATAATCAATGTATACATGACATTTACAAATAAAGAGAGAAGGGGATACTTATCCTCCATGAGATAAAGCAATTTTCCAAGACTATTTAATGCAGGCCGTCCAAAGTCAATATTGTCTGCCCAAATGGCTCATGTATTTGCTaatcatcaaattatttaatgcATTCCCACATCAAGCATGGCTATGTGGGGGTGGTGGGGATATGTAGAtttactatttataaataattatattacccttactaaaataattttaatgaaataaaaattaaaataaaagaatataattatttaatctcCTATAAAATGAGATTGAATGTGTTAAAActgttttattaaaaactttgttaaaaaaattaagtgagATAAAAcctaatgaaagaaaaaaaaatataatgtatatTTTGTCTAAAATATGATAAACGTTAAAAAATTTACTCCCCTGATAAATGTTTTCCCTCTTTGTAGTGAGATTAATTTGATTGTCTATTGAGTCACCGCATactgatattatatattaacatttcaaatattgatgttaGTAATATGTTGGTGAATAAATCTGCAAGACTCTCACTAGATCTTATTTGCTTCACATAAATCTTTCTGCTTTACTAGAgcttataagtataaaaaaactttggtgagatatgtttggttttgtctcctttAATGTATCCATCTTTAATTTAGACAATACATATTGCATtgtattcatataatatggaaaaaagtgtctattgtagaaggaagactgtgTGTATTTTAGATATAATGGATGATAGACtgtaaccatatgcattcttgactagcttcatggagagctaaaatctttgaatgatttgaaaacGCTACAACCAAAGTTTGTTTGGTGGAACGTCAGGATATCGTTatatcattataagtaaaacCATATCCTATTTGTGAGTGGGTCTTATAAGAGTCAGAAAAATAACCAATATCTATATATCTTaccaaactaagatttttaagggatttgacaaatagaataatctcaaatctttagTTTCATATAAGTAACGaagtatatgtttaattttattctagTGAGGACGAGTTGGTGTAGAGataaatcgggccaataaattgaTTGCAAATGATATATTTGGTCTAGTGTAttgggtcaaatataataaggctttAATGACATTAAGATACAGTACTTCAaaaccaagtatcttttcatcttcttattTAGGATTAAATGAGCCATTTTtagatcaagagaccgaacaaccattggtgtgctcaaaggataagtcttatccatattaaattgttttagtaattttgtaataaactgatgtgaaccttgacgatttgacgcaagacccaacactcaagaagctattttcccaggattgaatcagtttcgtcacgtaattaaccttgacccaatgcctataattgacacgaaccaaaattataaaaaaccgttgacccaatgattatggataatcatgaaccaaaagtataaaaacaatgacccgatgtctataattgacatgaaccaaaggtatgAGTTGACGCCACActctagaatagaaaagaaggagagtgataagtcatatttgaatgccaaaagaaaatatttttgataaattcatgagttcttaaaagaaccaagaaaaagatctcataattttattaatccatTGTGTATCCTCTATCCCAAggttatattgatatttatagCCCTAGTCtgaataagataataataaacataatctttaggataataataatctcaatctaaataagataataaaaataataatcctaattcaattataattcctaaagaaaataaaacaaaaactcctaaaacaaataaaacacctaaacaactagaaaactagaaatactaggaaattgaacttcaattgaattctcttgctttcttcacatgaatttttgcctaattaagcttccatttcatattttgtcaagTAAAAACGTCACCAAGGATGTGCCATATCATTTTCTATATGTTTGATGCTCTCCACGTCATCTTTGATTGCCACATCATGCTTTTTACCTTCAGCTTatgtcttcaatgttttcagTGTTATACAACCTACCACACTCTTGtcatagtttttcattattagatcACATGTTCTTGGTCTTCCATGGATCACATCATTCCCCCTCTCTTTAAAatgatttgtcctcaaatcatCACTTTTAGTAGAACTTTTATTTTGGCATGATGACATGATTGTAACCTGcaaaatatgttagaaaggaTCTTGCACACTCCCTCACATGTTTCactccaaaaataaataaataaatgtcactCAATCACTCGTGTTGGCACACTTTAAATTTGTTgttgtaattttgtttatttccttttttttttcgtttttttttttatcaatcaagaagacaattagacacccacacaacctagaatttgactattccaaggttaatctcaaattcaagaatttgatggaaacaaggacactaacacaataatttgatggaaacaaggacactaacacaatcaagaatttaagaatttgatggaaacaaggacaccaaaacacaatcaagaatttaagaatttgacGGAAAtaaggacaccaaaacacaataaaaaaaaaaacgaaaacgAAATTACCAAGAGAACGAAATCACGACTAATGAAGAAAATAATTCCTACTCGAAAACACAAGAAAGATAGATACGGAACCTAATTCGActcggctctgataccaactgatgtgaaccttgacgatttgacgcaagacccaacactcaagaagctattttcccaggattgaatcagtttcgtcacgtaattaaccttgacccaatgcttataattgacacgaaccaaaattataaaaaaccgttgacccaatgattatggataatcatgaaccaaaagtataaaaacaatgacccgatg includes these proteins:
- the LOC123196673 gene encoding uncharacterized protein LOC123196673, yielding METEVVRRRVHTIAGHFVAPTNDDIISSTTRLLPMNCSSFNSVIQRYDNRMYFARQASSSQGCFMRPSSSEQSSCKASEAPLSARPSLPLKCSGLTNDGSCNTSEAPLFARPARTELNNANLSQIKHQVQDCKLFTPDMSKFSKQDRRIGPKEQFHLKKNTYFSGSNGVSRMDVRELGLNYVVIMEIPGVGINDIRVEVDDQNLTVKAKRPNKHWKVTGHPNGAYHRREYREEPYQVVWPIPSDVNKDSISAEFLNGFLQIIIPKL